From the Nostoc sp. PCC 7107 genome, the window GATTAAAATTGGCAAACCCTTTCTGTTTAGTTGCTTGAATCCCTGTCAAAAAAACGAGATGCCAGGAGTTAATCCCAAAGATTGTAAGCGTTGGTGTGATTGGTTTTCTTGCCGAATATAAGTACCTTGTTTCTGACGCAATACAAAGTCAATGCCCTTGCTATGTAACCAATTTGCTAGTTTTATACTGTGGAATTCTCTATCTCCCAGTACCAGCATTTGATATCCCTTAAATAACTGCAATAGTGGACGAATTAATTTTTTCTGCTCTCCCAAATTGCTACATCCTTTTTTAGGTAACAATAGCCAGTACACAGGTATTGCTCTTTTTTGTTCTATTAAACTAATTACAAATACATTTTGTGAACGCCATTGTGTTCTATCAATCGCAAATATTAGCCGTTTCTCTCCTCTTTTCAGACTATTTTTCACCCATCGTTTGAGCAGGGGAAACCACAGATATGGAATCGACAACTGAGGTAGTAGTAAAAATCTTTGTATACTCCGCCTCCGACTTTCAAATTTTATCGGTTGTGGAAATACTGTTGCTAGTTTCTCAATTGTCACAGTTTTATGAAATTGCAATAGCATTAGTAAGATTTCTAGCATCTTGTACTGTGCGGGTGTCAGTACATTTTGAAAGCAGTTTTGGTAGAATTTAGGTAACATTATCATTTGATAGGTCTTGTTGAGAATACCTGACCTATCTTTTTTTACCCCAAAACGGTCACGCTCCTCTATTTTCTTGGCTTCAGCCGCTTTGTCACCCCTTCAGGTAGACAAGTTTGGTGCTGTTGAGGTGGAAAACACTAAGCCTCTAGGGAACTTCCTGCGAGATATCATGCGTAATAACATGAATAATTTCCGCATATTCGGGCCAGATGAAACCGCCTCCAATCGACTCAGTGCCGTCTACGAAGTCAGCGAGAAAGTCTGGTTGGCAGATATGCTCCCTGAAGATGCAGATGGCAGTGAGCTATCTACCGATGGGCGAGTGATGGAAATGCTCAGTGAACATAACCTGTTCGGCTGGCTGGAAGGCTATCTCTTATCTGGGCGGCATGGTTTCTTCCATAGTTATGAAGCTTTTGCTCACGTTGTTGACTCTATGTTTAACCAGCACGCCAAATGGCTGGAAATCAGCAAAAATGAAGTTGCTTGGCGATCGCCGATTTCTTCTGAGAATATCTTACTATCCTCTACTGTTTGGCGACAAGACAACAACGGTTTTAGTCACCAAGATCCAGGATTCATAGATTTGGTTACTAATAAGAGTGCTGAAGTTACCCGGATTTATCTACCTCCCGATGCTAACTGTCTACTTTCTGTAGCCGATCATTGCCTACGTAGCACCAACTACGTCAACGTCATCGTTGCCGATAAGCAAAAACACCTCCAGTTTCTCAGCATAGAAGAAGCGATCGCACATTGCACTAAAGGCATCGGCATCTGGGAATGGGCAAGCAATGACCATCATGGCCAAGAACCCGATCTTCCTGATGTCGTCATGGCATCTTGCGGAGATGTTATGACGATGGAAGCTTTAGCTGCAACTGCCATCTTAAGAGATGAGTTCCCCGATCTAAAGGTGCGGTTTATTAATGTTGTTGACTTGTACAAATTGCAACCAGATACAGAACATCCACATGGATTATCAGACTGGGATTTTGATAGTCTTTTCACCACAGATAAGCCTGTAATTTTCAACTTCCACGGCTATCCTTGGCTGATTCACAAACTTGCTTACCGTCGCACTAACCATGAAAATATTCATGTGCGCGGCTACAAGGAAAAGGGCAGCATTAACACACCACTTGAGTTAGCCATTAACAACCAAGTTGATCGGTTCAATCTAGTGATTGACGTGATTGACCGGGTTTCTAAGTTGGGTTCTGCTGCTGTCTATCTTAGAGAGCGCATGAAGAACGAAATTATTAACAACCGGAATTATGCTCACAAGCACGGTATCGATCAGCCGGAAATCGTTAACTGGAAGTGGCCTTACTAAGTCTGCAATTATTGGACACTCACTACCATTTACCAGCTTATCTGCGTAATTTACTAGAGACTTAGTTTATATAAAGTGACCAATCAAACTCATGCTAAAAAATTTTACGGCTACTAACACTATCACAGTAAATGATACTCAAACCGTTTTACGCACAGAAAACCTTAACGTTTACTACGGGAAGTTTCTAGCGTTGCGGAATATTTGGCTAAATATTCCCAAAAATCAGGTTACAGCTTTTATCGGCCCTTCTGGTTGTGGTAAAAGTACATTACTGCGATGCTATAACCGTCTCAACGACCTCATTGAGTCATTTCGATCTGAAGGTAAAGTTTATTTTTACGATCAAAATTTGTATGCACCGGAAGTTGATGCTATAGAGGTGCGTCGTCGGATTGGGATGGTGTTTCAAAAAGCAAACCCGTTTCCCAAATCTATTTATGACAATGTTGCTTTTGGAGCCAGAGTCTGCGGCTACAAAGATAACATGGATGAATTGGTAGAACGGAGTCTACGGCAATCAGCCTTATGGGATGAAGTCAAAGACAAACTGCGACAAAATGGTTTAGCTTTATCTGGTGGTCAACAACAACGTTTGTGTATTGCACGAGCGATCGCTGGGCAACCGGAAGTTATACTTATGGATGAACCTTGTTCCTCCCTCGATCCCCTATCTACTTTACGGGTTGAAGAACTGATTCACGAACTCAAAGAGCAATATACCATTGTCATTGTTACTCACAACATGCAACAAGCGGCACGAATATCTGATAAAACAGCTTTTTTCAATGTTAGCGCCACAGAAACAGGCGATCGTACTGGCTATTTGGTAGAATACGACTCAACACAAGTTATTTTCAATAACCCTAAGCAGAAAGATACAAAAGATTACGTCAGCGGTCGATTTGGTTAAATATGGGTTTTGAGAGCAAGTGTTTTGATAAATTAAGCGAATTTTGGATTTTGAATAATTCAATTCCATTATCCAAAATTTAAAAAGTCTTAGAGTCGTCCAGTGAATTCATAAATTGCCCCTACAGTGTGGATCTATTTAGCATTAAAGAATGATTAATGAAAGCTTAAAACGACCTAAGTAGGTAGGTGTTAAAAATTGTCGTTATGGCGAGGCAGGAGGCAGAGAGCAGAAGGCAGGAGGGAAGAGGTTTTTAAGCCACTTTACTTTTTGTTACATAGTTTGGTTTATTTGCACCGCTCTACTTACATATTATTGGTAAATGTATACCATGATTAATTTGTACAGTGTATAAGTTAGATTTGAATTATTTTTGATAATTGTCATACCATTCTTTTAGTAAATCAAAATATGTCTAAAGTCAAAGATATTAGTAAAACTATTAATGTGGATGACTCGGAGTACTACTTTAGTCGAGAATTAAGCTGGTTAGAATTTAACCGCCGAGTTTTACATGAGGCGTTAGATATTCGGACTCCATTACTAGAAAAGCTCAAGTTTATTGCCATCTTTAGTGCTAATCTTGATGAATTTTTCATGGTTCGTGTTGCACTTCTCAAAGAACAAGTTAAAGCACAGTTAATTCAGCGAACTCCCGATGGTCGCACCCCAGAACAACAATTAGAAGCAATTTATCAATATCTGCATCCAATGGTGACTCAACAACATCATTATTTTGAGCAGACGCTTCGACCAGAAATGACAGCGCAAGGGATTCATCTACTTAATTATGTTGACATTAATCCTGAACAGCGTAGTTACTTTCAAAAACTATTTCAACAAAGAATTTTTCCAGTTCTCACTCCTCTAGCTGTTGATCCTAGCCATCCCTTTCCACGAATGGCGAATCTCAGTTTAAATTTAGCAGTGGTAGTAAAAGCCCCAAACACAGGAGAAAAAAAATTTGCTAGAGTTAAAATTCCCACTATTCTGCCTCGATTTATTCCCTTACCTCAAGAATTGCAAATAGATAATGGAAAATTAAATCACTGGACAGTTATGCCGATAGAGCAAGTAATTGCTCACAATTTAGAAGCTTTATTTCTCGGAATGGTCGTTGAGGAATATCATCTATTTCGATTAACCCGCAATACAGATTTAGAATTAGCAGAAGAAGCCGATGACTTACTATTAGCAATTCAACAAGAGTTATATAAGCGTAAATTTATAGGCTCGGTGGTACGGTTAGAAATTCAACCATCAATGCCTCCATCATTAAGACAGATGTTGATGACAGAAATGAAACTGATTGAGAGTGATGTTTATGAGATAGAAGGGCTGCTGAATTTAAAAGATTTAATGTCGTTTACGGCACTACCTTTACCTGAATTTAAAGATCCACCTTTGGCAGCAGTAATTCCGTTTCGTCTGCGTCATCTTCATCAACAAAGTCAAATTGCCAGCTTCAAGGATGAGGAAAAAAGTATTTTCTCGGTGATTCAGCAAAAAGATTTGCTAGTACATCATCCTTACGAATCCTTTGGCGCTTCTGTAGAGGAATTTATTGCTCAAGCTGCTCATGACCCTGATGTGTTGGCAATTAAAATGACACTTTATCGGACTTCGGGAAATTCGGAAATTGTCAGTTCTTTGATTACTGCGGCTGAAAATGGCAAACAAGTTGCTGTTATTTTAGAATTAAAAGCTCGCTTTGATGAAGAAAATAATATCATTTGGGCTAATAAATTAGAAAAGTCTGGTGTTCATGTAGTATACGGATTGGTGGGACTAAAGACTCATAGCAAAACTTTGCTAGTAGTGCGTCAAGAGGGAGAAAATATTCGTCGTTATTTCCATATTGGGACTGGAAATTACAATTCCAAAACAGCAAATTTATATACAGATTTAGGACTAATTAGTTGTCGAGAAGACTTAGGGGCAGATTTAACTGATTTATTTAATTATTTGACTGGTTATTCCTGTAAAGATTCTTACCGCAAGTTGCTGGTATCACCTATTAATATGCGTGATCGCATTACTGCCCTGATCCAGCGAGAAATCGAACACTGCAAAAACGGTAATCAAGGTCATATTATCGCTAAGATGAATGCTTTGGTTGACCCCCAAATTATTGCTGCTTTATACAAAGCATCTCTTGCTGGAGTACAAATTGACCTAATTGTGCGGGGTATTTGTTGTTTGCGTCCTGGAGTTCCAAAAGTTAGCGAAAATATTCGTGTTATCAGTATTATTGGTCGTTTTTTAGAACACTCTCGGATATTTAACTTTCATAATAATG encodes:
- the ppk1 gene encoding polyphosphate kinase 1, which codes for MSKVKDISKTINVDDSEYYFSRELSWLEFNRRVLHEALDIRTPLLEKLKFIAIFSANLDEFFMVRVALLKEQVKAQLIQRTPDGRTPEQQLEAIYQYLHPMVTQQHHYFEQTLRPEMTAQGIHLLNYVDINPEQRSYFQKLFQQRIFPVLTPLAVDPSHPFPRMANLSLNLAVVVKAPNTGEKKFARVKIPTILPRFIPLPQELQIDNGKLNHWTVMPIEQVIAHNLEALFLGMVVEEYHLFRLTRNTDLELAEEADDLLLAIQQELYKRKFIGSVVRLEIQPSMPPSLRQMLMTEMKLIESDVYEIEGLLNLKDLMSFTALPLPEFKDPPLAAVIPFRLRHLHQQSQIASFKDEEKSIFSVIQQKDLLVHHPYESFGASVEEFIAQAAHDPDVLAIKMTLYRTSGNSEIVSSLITAAENGKQVAVILELKARFDEENNIIWANKLEKSGVHVVYGLVGLKTHSKTLLVVRQEGENIRRYFHIGTGNYNSKTANLYTDLGLISCREDLGADLTDLFNYLTGYSCKDSYRKLLVSPINMRDRITALIQREIEHCKNGNQGHIIAKMNALVDPQIIAALYKASLAGVQIDLIVRGICCLRPGVPKVSENIRVISIIGRFLEHSRIFNFHNNGQNEVYIGSADWMTRNLDHRVEVVVPVEDDHIVQNLQKILKIMLVDNRQAWELQPDGSYIQLYPNKNEPERSAQNILIKMMQ
- the pstB gene encoding phosphate ABC transporter ATP-binding protein PstB; this translates as MLKNFTATNTITVNDTQTVLRTENLNVYYGKFLALRNIWLNIPKNQVTAFIGPSGCGKSTLLRCYNRLNDLIESFRSEGKVYFYDQNLYAPEVDAIEVRRRIGMVFQKANPFPKSIYDNVAFGARVCGYKDNMDELVERSLRQSALWDEVKDKLRQNGLALSGGQQQRLCIARAIAGQPEVILMDEPCSSLDPLSTLRVEELIHELKEQYTIVIVTHNMQQAARISDKTAFFNVSATETGDRTGYLVEYDSTQVIFNNPKQKDTKDYVSGRFG